The [Clostridium] colinum genome includes the window GTAGAAATGTAGTTTTAGATAAAAAATTTGGCACACCTTTAATTACAAATGACGGTGTTACTATAGCTAAAGAAATAGAGCTTGAAGATGTTTTTGAAAATATGGGAGCTCAACTTGTAAAAGAAGTTGCTACAAAAACAAATGATGTAGCAGGTGATGGTACTACAACAGCTACTGTTTTAGCTCAAGCTATGATACAAGAAGGACTTAAAAACATAGCAGCTGGTGCAAACCCAATTATTTTAAGAAAAGGTATGTCTAAAGCTACTGAAAAAGCAGTTGAAATAATAAAAGAAATGAGCCAAAAAGTAGATGGCAAAAACCATATTGCAAAAGTTGCATCTATATCTGCAGCAGACGAAGAAGTAGGAGCTATGATTGCAGATGCTATGGAAAAAGTGTCTAACGATGGTGTTATCACAGTAGAAGAAAGTAAAACTATGCATACAGAGCTTGACCTTGTAGAAGGTATGCAATTTGATAGAGGATATTTATCTGCATATATGGCAACAGATATGGATAAAATGGTGGCAGAGCTAGAAGACCCATATATTTTAATAACAGATAAAAAAATATCTAACATTCAAGATATTTTACCAATATTAGAAGAGATTGTTCAAACAGGAGCAAGACTTTTAATTATAGCAGAAGACATAGAAGGCGAAGCTTTAACTACTCTTATTGTTAATAAATTAAGAGGTACATTTAATTGTGTTGCTGTTAAAGCACCAGGATTTGGAGATAGAAGAAAATCTATGCTTGAAGATATAGCTATTTTAACAGGTGGTACTGTTATATCAGACGAATTAGGACTTGATTTAAAAGAAACAACAATGGATATGCTTGGACGTGCTAAAACAGTTAAAGTAGACAAAGAAAATACTATAATAGTTGATGGTGCTGGAGATAAAAACTTAATAACTAGCAGAGTAAATCAACTTAAAGAGCAAATAGAAGCTACTACATCAGAA containing:
- the groL gene encoding chaperonin GroEL (60 kDa chaperone family; promotes refolding of misfolded polypeptides especially under stressful conditions; forms two stacked rings of heptamers to form a barrel-shaped 14mer; ends can be capped by GroES; misfolded proteins enter the barrel where they are refolded when GroES binds) — translated: MAKDIKYGVDARKALEAGVNKLADTVKVTLGPKGRNVVLDKKFGTPLITNDGVTIAKEIELEDVFENMGAQLVKEVATKTNDVAGDGTTTATVLAQAMIQEGLKNIAAGANPIILRKGMSKATEKAVEIIKEMSQKVDGKNHIAKVASISAADEEVGAMIADAMEKVSNDGVITVEESKTMHTELDLVEGMQFDRGYLSAYMATDMDKMVAELEDPYILITDKKISNIQDILPILEEIVQTGARLLIIAEDIEGEALTTLIVNKLRGTFNCVAVKAPGFGDRRKSMLEDIAILTGGTVISDELGLDLKETTMDMLGRAKTVKVDKENTIIVDGAGDKNLITSRVNQLKEQIEATTSEFDKEKLQERLAKLAGGVAVIKVGAATEMELKEKKLRMEDALAATRAAVEEGIISGGGSAYIHCIPEVSKIVEELTGDEKTGANIILKALEAPLRQIVNNAGLEGSVIVSQVKGKGANYGFNALTGEFVNMIDAGILDPAKVTKSALLNANSVASTVLTTEAVVADITKEEPMMPGGNPMGMM